In Paractinoplanes brasiliensis, the following proteins share a genomic window:
- a CDS encoding FkbO/Hyg5 family chorismatase: MRSRFVDLGTVGVDDGFRRPLAAVHFAAEAAEEPAGSLAPQLTVPMATDGQAGFTELWETTGPVTAGRYAGLRYSHDGEHLFCAGRIAPAPRYSEAVRQAYGEAFRLMESLGFPYAFRMWNFVSGINDSNADGVEVYRDFCIGRAEAVDRWATDGVMPAATGVGARGGGIAFCLLASRSVRPVHLENPGQVPAYHYPPEHGPRSPSFARATYLAGPDGAPGHLYVSGTASIRGHRTVHEGDLDRQVACTLENIDRVVGRDNLAAHGVPGGYSPADLRTVKVYVRHAGDLERVRRLCRDAFSPEADIAFFNVDICRADLLVEIEGIIVETEKHRD; the protein is encoded by the coding sequence TTGCGGTCACGCTTCGTCGACCTGGGCACTGTGGGTGTCGATGACGGCTTCCGGCGCCCGCTGGCGGCCGTCCACTTTGCGGCGGAGGCGGCCGAGGAGCCCGCCGGTTCGCTGGCGCCGCAGCTGACCGTGCCGATGGCCACGGACGGGCAGGCGGGTTTCACGGAGTTGTGGGAGACGACCGGGCCGGTCACCGCCGGACGGTACGCCGGTCTGCGGTACAGCCACGACGGTGAGCACCTGTTCTGCGCCGGCCGGATCGCCCCGGCGCCGCGGTACAGCGAGGCCGTCCGGCAGGCCTACGGTGAAGCGTTCCGGCTGATGGAGAGCCTGGGATTCCCGTACGCGTTCCGGATGTGGAACTTCGTGTCCGGCATCAACGATTCCAACGCCGACGGCGTCGAGGTGTACCGGGACTTCTGCATCGGCCGGGCGGAGGCGGTGGACCGCTGGGCCACGGATGGTGTGATGCCCGCCGCTACCGGTGTGGGCGCCCGCGGTGGCGGGATCGCGTTCTGCCTTCTCGCGTCCCGGTCCGTACGGCCGGTGCACTTGGAGAATCCGGGGCAGGTGCCCGCGTACCACTATCCGCCGGAGCACGGCCCGCGGTCGCCCAGCTTTGCGCGGGCAACCTACCTGGCCGGGCCGGACGGCGCTCCCGGTCACCTGTACGTGTCCGGGACGGCGAGCATCCGCGGGCATCGCACCGTGCACGAAGGCGACCTCGACCGGCAGGTGGCCTGCACGCTGGAGAACATCGATCGGGTCGTCGGCCGGGACAACCTGGCCGCCCACGGTGTGCCCGGCGGTTACTCGCCTGCCGACCTGCGCACCGTCAAGGTTTACGTCCGCCACGCCGGTGACCTCGAACGGGTGCGCAGGCTCTGCCGGGACGCGTTCTCGCCCGAGGCCGACATCGCGTTCTTCAACGTCGACATCTGCCGGGCGGACCTGCTCGTGGAGATCGAGGGAATCATCGTCGAAACGGAAAAGCACCGTGATTGA
- a CDS encoding methyl-accepting chemotaxis protein, with protein MPIAWKLRGLAGVVCVLLIAIGLVGIVQLGKTQDRLANLYGNNLHDVRILGEVATDYNEVRLQLRRVAMARAGTETDAAVTNLDASIAKLDQVWGSFSTATPTDSDEKDFLTAWTTYKKLVNDKLKPLAVANRLPEFNQVVNTDVNPVSDSISTAVNNLITQNDAAAKKSLDDSANAYSTARLMLIILIVGALILTFTVVQLITRAVARPLNETVTVLTGLAQGRLDQRVAVAGHDEVGRMGTALNSALGRLGETVSTVVESAAQLNSASLQISGASQSLSQAATEQAASVEETTASIEQMTAGISQNSENASATEGIATTTAAEAQEGGDAVQRTVAAMKEITSKIGIIDDIAFQTNMLALNATIEAARAGEHGKGFAVVASEVGKLAERSQIAAQEISELAAGSVQTAERAGDLLSTIIPSIIRTSDLVQEIAAASGEQSTGVRQINIAMTQIGKVTEQTASSSEELAATAQQMSAQTAQLTALMDFFHTGSPGRPSTPRTPEHAGSRAVSAWNSTPYRSGRDGSGYHENAAPALSGASVPPGDLEAKFDRF; from the coding sequence ATGCCCATCGCCTGGAAACTGCGCGGGCTCGCGGGTGTGGTGTGCGTGCTGCTGATCGCCATCGGGCTGGTAGGAATAGTTCAGCTCGGCAAGACCCAGGACCGGTTGGCGAACCTTTACGGCAACAACCTGCACGACGTACGCATTCTCGGCGAGGTGGCCACCGACTACAACGAGGTCCGGTTGCAGCTGCGCCGCGTCGCCATGGCGCGTGCGGGGACAGAAACCGATGCCGCCGTGACGAACCTGGACGCGTCGATCGCGAAACTGGATCAGGTCTGGGGCAGCTTCTCCACCGCGACGCCCACCGACTCCGACGAGAAGGATTTCCTCACCGCCTGGACCACGTACAAGAAGCTGGTCAACGACAAGCTCAAGCCGCTCGCCGTCGCAAACCGGCTACCGGAATTCAACCAGGTCGTCAATACGGACGTGAACCCGGTGTCCGATTCCATCAGCACAGCGGTCAACAACCTGATCACCCAGAACGATGCCGCTGCGAAGAAGTCGCTGGACGACTCCGCGAACGCCTACTCCACGGCGCGGCTGATGCTGATCATCCTGATCGTGGGGGCGCTCATCCTCACCTTCACCGTGGTCCAGCTCATCACCCGCGCCGTCGCACGGCCGCTGAACGAGACGGTCACCGTGCTCACCGGCCTCGCGCAGGGCCGCCTGGACCAGCGGGTCGCTGTGGCCGGTCACGACGAGGTCGGCCGGATGGGCACTGCCCTCAACAGCGCGCTCGGGCGCCTCGGCGAGACGGTCAGCACCGTCGTGGAGTCGGCGGCGCAGCTCAACAGTGCGTCGCTGCAGATCAGCGGCGCGTCGCAGAGCCTGTCCCAGGCCGCCACCGAACAAGCGGCCAGTGTGGAGGAGACGACGGCGAGCATCGAGCAGATGACTGCGGGTATCAGCCAGAACAGCGAGAACGCGAGCGCGACGGAGGGCATCGCGACCACCACCGCCGCTGAGGCTCAGGAGGGTGGCGACGCCGTGCAGCGGACCGTGGCCGCCATGAAGGAGATCACCAGCAAGATCGGCATCATCGACGACATCGCCTTCCAGACCAACATGCTGGCGCTCAACGCCACGATCGAGGCGGCCCGTGCCGGAGAGCACGGCAAAGGCTTCGCCGTGGTGGCCAGCGAGGTCGGCAAACTCGCCGAGCGCAGCCAGATCGCCGCCCAGGAGATCAGCGAGTTGGCGGCCGGCAGCGTGCAGACCGCCGAACGCGCCGGCGACCTGCTCTCCACGATCATCCCCAGCATCATCCGCACCTCCGACCTCGTGCAGGAGATCGCCGCGGCGAGCGGGGAACAGTCCACCGGCGTACGACAGATCAACATCGCGATGACCCAGATCGGCAAGGTCACCGAACAGACCGCATCGTCCAGTGAGGAACTCGCCGCCACCGCCCAGCAGATGTCGGCGCAGACGGCGCAGCTCACCGCTCTGATGGACTTCTTCCACACCGGTTCGCCCGGCCGGCCGTCGACCCCGCGCACGCCCGAACACGCCGGCTCGCGTGCCGTCTCAGCCTGGAACAGCACTCCTTACCGATCCGGCCGGGACGGCAGCGGTTACCACGAGAACGCGGCACCCGCACTGAGCGGCGCGAGCGTGCCGCCGGGCGACCTGGAAGCAAAGTTCGACCGCTTCTGA
- a CDS encoding chemotaxis protein CheW, with the protein MNTVTEAGRYLTFTLNGEAYALDIFHVTEILEYRSLTVVPMMPDFIRGVINLRGRAVPVIDLAMRFARGSTTIGRRTSIIIVHIQDPSLAEIAEVDSDDKGIADGQDIGVLVDSVTKVVTLSSDDIEPAPAFGAGIRADYISGMARRDDDFLILLDISHVLSISDMVRLSDLAQQPPIDRSPVEDGGIPAGPGEP; encoded by the coding sequence GTGAACACGGTTACCGAGGCCGGGCGGTACCTGACGTTCACGCTCAACGGCGAGGCATACGCGCTCGACATCTTCCATGTCACGGAGATTCTCGAGTACCGATCGCTGACCGTGGTGCCGATGATGCCGGACTTCATCCGGGGCGTGATCAACTTGCGCGGCCGGGCGGTGCCGGTCATTGATCTCGCGATGCGTTTCGCCCGGGGCAGCACCACCATCGGGCGTCGCACCAGCATCATCATCGTGCACATCCAGGACCCGTCGCTCGCCGAGATCGCCGAGGTGGACTCCGACGACAAGGGCATCGCTGACGGTCAGGACATCGGCGTCCTGGTGGACTCCGTGACCAAGGTCGTCACGCTGTCGTCCGATGACATCGAGCCGGCTCCCGCGTTCGGCGCCGGGATCCGCGCGGACTACATCAGCGGCATGGCCCGCCGCGACGACGACTTCCTCATTCTGCTGGACATCAGCCATGTGCTGTCGATCAGCGACATGGTCCGGCTCAGTGATCTCGCCCAGCAACCGCCGATCGATCGTTCGCCGGTTGAGGACGGTGGCATACCGGCCGGGCCGGGCGAGCCGTGA
- a CDS encoding CheR family methyltransferase, with protein MTAPNHHPRTISHGDFRYITGVLHEQTGIWLAPGKETLVSGRLDKRIRALGLSDYSDYVRLLRDRRDEAELHHLINLLTTNETFFFREAQHFDYLRREVLPARRTGRPFRLWSAASSTGEEAYTAAMVLADTLPAGTWEIVGTDISTRVVERARKGLYPIEAAERIPRPMLRRFCLKGREEYEGLMTVTAELRSGVQFHRRNLIEDFRQLGRFDVIMLRNVMIYFNLETKRSLIPRLQEMLVPGGHLIIGSSESLNSIPSQLRMVEPSIYRWEGDARA; from the coding sequence GTGACAGCTCCGAACCATCACCCGAGGACGATCAGCCACGGTGATTTCCGGTACATCACCGGCGTACTGCACGAGCAGACCGGCATCTGGCTCGCGCCGGGCAAGGAGACCCTGGTCTCCGGACGGCTGGACAAACGGATCCGGGCGCTGGGCCTGAGCGACTACTCGGACTACGTACGCCTGCTGCGCGACCGCCGCGACGAGGCGGAACTGCACCATCTGATCAACCTGCTCACCACGAACGAGACCTTCTTCTTCCGCGAGGCGCAGCATTTCGACTACCTGCGCCGGGAGGTCCTTCCAGCACGTCGGACCGGACGCCCGTTCCGTCTCTGGAGCGCGGCCAGTTCGACCGGCGAGGAGGCCTACACGGCGGCCATGGTGCTGGCTGACACGCTGCCCGCCGGCACGTGGGAGATCGTCGGTACGGACATCTCCACCCGGGTGGTGGAGCGCGCCCGGAAAGGGCTCTACCCGATCGAGGCGGCCGAACGCATCCCCCGGCCGATGCTGCGCCGCTTCTGTCTGAAGGGCCGCGAGGAGTACGAGGGGCTGATGACGGTCACCGCCGAGCTTCGCTCAGGGGTGCAGTTCCACCGCCGCAACCTCATCGAGGACTTTCGCCAACTGGGCCGCTTCGACGTGATCATGCTTCGCAACGTGATGATCTACTTCAACCTGGAGACGAAGCGCTCGCTGATTCCGCGGCTGCAGGAGATGCTGGTGCCCGGCGGTCATCTGATCATCGGCAGTTCCGAGTCGCTCAACTCCATCCCGTCGCAGTTGCGCATGGTGGAACCGTCGATCTACCGGTGGGAAGGCGACGCCCGTGCCTGA
- a CDS encoding chemotaxis protein CheD: MPEVFLHPGDYHFGGAGTRIHTVLGSCVSITVWHPTLRLGGMCHYMLPARRRTDHGPPDPRYADGAIGMFLRDVRRANTTPGQYEVKMFGGGRQFPESGIPAPLDVARHNIDAGIALLERHDFALTVSNLGGTGARRLIFDIGTGDVWLRTLDRSRDRDEATA, translated from the coding sequence GTGCCTGAGGTCTTCCTGCATCCCGGCGACTACCACTTCGGGGGTGCCGGCACCCGGATTCACACAGTGCTGGGTTCGTGCGTCTCGATCACGGTCTGGCATCCCACATTGCGGCTCGGAGGCATGTGCCACTACATGCTGCCGGCTCGGCGCCGCACCGATCACGGTCCGCCGGACCCCCGCTACGCGGACGGTGCGATCGGCATGTTCCTGCGCGACGTGCGACGCGCGAACACGACACCAGGACAGTACGAGGTGAAGATGTTCGGCGGGGGCAGGCAATTCCCGGAGTCCGGCATCCCGGCTCCGCTCGATGTCGCCAGGCACAACATCGACGCCGGGATCGCGCTGCTCGAACGGCATGATTTCGCTCTGACCGTCAGCAATCTGGGGGGCACCGGAGCACGCCGGCTGATCTTCGACATCGGCACCGGAGACGTGTGGCTACGCACGCTGGACCGGTCCCGCGACCGCGACGAGGCGACGGCGTGA
- a CDS encoding protein-glutamate methylesterase/protein-glutamine glutaminase: MTGRIGVLIVDDSAVVRQVLSTRLRENPGIDVVGAVPDPIFAMEHMNKTWPDVVVLDLEMPRMDGLTFLRKIMEVRPTPVVICSTLTRRSADISMEALAAGAVSVIAKPTTGLKKFIEDESGDIVAAVRAAAASAQARRTRTARAGGPAPAAPPSPPRNRLTAAKEERLIAIGTSTGGTQALEVVLPALAPGGPGVVVVQHMPEKFTAAFAARLDTMCRVRVQEAQDGDPVLPGHVLIAPGGRHLEVVRMDTGFRVRVFDGPPVNRHRPSVDVLFRSVAKAVGPGALGVIMTGMGDDGARGLLEMRRAGAYTVAQDEATCVVHGMPREAVALGAVDRESSLALIAEVIHQHG, from the coding sequence GTGACGGGGCGCATCGGGGTGCTGATCGTGGACGACTCGGCAGTCGTCCGGCAGGTGCTGTCCACCCGCCTGCGAGAGAACCCCGGCATCGACGTCGTCGGGGCCGTGCCCGACCCGATCTTCGCCATGGAACACATGAACAAGACCTGGCCGGACGTCGTGGTGCTGGACCTCGAGATGCCGCGAATGGACGGGCTCACGTTCCTGCGGAAAATCATGGAGGTCCGGCCGACGCCGGTGGTGATCTGCTCAACGCTGACCCGCCGGAGCGCCGACATCTCGATGGAGGCGCTCGCCGCCGGCGCCGTCTCGGTGATCGCCAAGCCGACGACCGGGCTGAAGAAGTTCATCGAGGACGAAAGCGGCGACATCGTGGCCGCTGTCCGGGCGGCCGCTGCCTCCGCACAGGCGAGAAGAACCCGGACGGCCCGGGCCGGTGGGCCGGCGCCCGCCGCTCCGCCCTCACCTCCCCGGAACCGGCTGACGGCCGCGAAGGAGGAACGCTTGATCGCGATCGGCACGTCCACCGGCGGCACGCAGGCGCTGGAGGTGGTGCTGCCCGCCCTCGCGCCCGGTGGGCCGGGCGTAGTCGTGGTGCAGCACATGCCGGAGAAGTTCACCGCGGCGTTCGCCGCCCGGCTCGACACCATGTGCAGGGTACGGGTCCAGGAGGCGCAGGACGGGGATCCGGTTCTGCCGGGCCACGTGCTGATCGCGCCGGGCGGCCGCCACCTCGAGGTCGTGAGGATGGATACCGGCTTCCGGGTCCGGGTCTTCGACGGGCCGCCGGTCAACCGGCACCGGCCATCGGTGGACGTGCTGTTCCGATCCGTCGCGAAGGCCGTCGGCCCCGGCGCGCTCGGCGTGATCATGACGGGCATGGGTGACGACGGCGCGCGTGGACTGCTGGAGATGCGCCGGGCCGGCGCTTACACGGTGGCGCAGGACGAGGCGACTTGTGTGGTGCACGGGATGCCGCGGGAAGCGGTCGCGCTCGGGGCCGTTGATCGTGAGTCATCCCTTGCCCTGATCGCGGAGGTGATCCACCAGCATGGCTGA
- a CDS encoding methyl-accepting chemotaxis protein: protein MAETLVAVIALAAGFGAGYLARARRRGGRTDTVRLPPDRYAESVAEFAGAVAPVWSGQIDSSRTQMETAVGRLTETFGGIVEHLDSVLTSSSEALHDGQGGAFDRSRQRLDDVVDTLDQALTAKRESLAELHSLLSLNQELRQMSHEVTRIAAQTNLLALNAAIEAQRAGAVGASFGVVALEVRQLADRSQNTSARMVDNVDRVAAAITSVLTAAESSAEREGNSVTHANGEVQAVLDDLMAMLSRMRDSSQQLEQAAVGIRGEIADSLVSLQFQDRVNQMLEHLRDNILRFPELAADAATGGAPLDARVLLDDLAAKYTMAEEHKTHSSGTSAKVSESEITFF from the coding sequence ATGGCTGAAACGCTTGTCGCAGTGATCGCATTGGCTGCCGGTTTCGGAGCCGGTTATCTGGCACGGGCCCGCCGACGCGGCGGGCGTACCGACACGGTGCGTTTACCACCGGATCGTTACGCCGAAAGTGTCGCCGAGTTCGCCGGCGCGGTGGCGCCCGTGTGGTCCGGGCAGATCGACTCGTCCCGGACCCAGATGGAAACGGCCGTCGGACGGCTCACTGAGACCTTCGGTGGCATCGTCGAGCATCTCGACTCTGTGCTGACGTCGTCGTCGGAGGCCTTGCACGATGGGCAGGGCGGCGCGTTCGACCGCAGCCGCCAGCGTCTCGATGACGTGGTGGACACGCTTGACCAGGCACTGACCGCCAAGCGTGAATCCCTGGCGGAACTTCACTCACTGCTCAGCCTCAACCAGGAACTCCGGCAGATGTCGCACGAGGTCACCCGGATCGCCGCGCAGACGAACCTGCTGGCCCTCAACGCCGCCATCGAAGCCCAACGCGCGGGTGCGGTGGGCGCGTCGTTCGGCGTCGTGGCCCTGGAGGTCCGTCAGCTGGCCGACCGCTCGCAGAACACCAGCGCGCGCATGGTCGACAACGTCGACCGGGTCGCCGCGGCGATCACCTCGGTGCTGACCGCCGCGGAGTCCAGTGCCGAACGCGAGGGCAACTCGGTGACCCACGCCAACGGAGAGGTGCAGGCCGTTCTCGACGACCTGATGGCCATGCTCTCCCGGATGCGGGATTCCTCCCAGCAACTGGAACAGGCCGCGGTCGGCATCCGCGGGGAGATCGCTGATTCACTGGTCAGCCTGCAGTTCCAGGACCGGGTCAACCAGATGCTCGAACACCTGCGGGACAACATTCTCCGCTTTCCCGAGCTTGCTGCCGACGCAGCGACCGGCGGGGCGCCTCTGGACGCCCGCGTGCTCCTCGACGATCTTGCGGCCAAATACACCATGGCCGAGGAACACAAGACGCACAGCTCCGGCACGTCCGCGAAAGTATCCGAATCCGAAATCACGTTCTTCTAG
- a CDS encoding response regulator: MAKTILIVDDSASVRQVVSIALKGAGYEVITGTDGKDALTKLNGQRIHLIISDVNMPNMDGITFVAEAKKLPAYKFTPIIMLTTESQEDKKRQAQAAGAKAWVTKPFQPEQMLGAVAKLVQP, from the coding sequence ATGGCCAAGACCATTCTCATCGTGGATGACTCCGCGTCGGTACGACAGGTCGTCAGCATCGCCCTGAAGGGTGCCGGCTACGAGGTGATCACGGGCACGGACGGCAAGGACGCACTGACCAAACTCAACGGGCAGCGCATCCACCTGATCATCTCGGACGTCAACATGCCGAACATGGACGGCATCACCTTCGTGGCCGAGGCGAAGAAGCTGCCCGCTTACAAGTTCACCCCGATCATCATGTTGACCACAGAATCCCAGGAGGACAAGAAGCGCCAGGCCCAAGCAGCAGGCGCCAAAGCGTGGGTGACCAAGCCGTTCCAGCCCGAGCAGATGCTCGGCGCGGTGGCAAAGCTGGTCCAACCGTGA
- a CDS encoding STAS domain-containing protein, whose translation MTAPRRFVVDEELTIVTAADHRQRLLAALGDPNGLSIDLSGVADIDTAGLQLLVMARAEGERLGIPVEFAEPSAAVTEALSLTRLEL comes from the coding sequence GTGACAGCACCACGCCGGTTCGTCGTCGACGAGGAACTGACCATCGTGACCGCGGCCGACCACCGGCAGCGTCTGCTGGCCGCCCTGGGCGACCCCAACGGTCTGAGCATCGACCTGTCCGGGGTGGCGGACATCGACACCGCCGGTCTGCAGCTGCTGGTGATGGCACGCGCCGAAGGCGAGCGCCTGGGCATACCGGTCGAGTTCGCCGAGCCCAGCGCCGCTGTCACCGAGGCCCTGTCGTTGACCCGGCTGGAGCTGTGA
- a CDS encoding chemotaxis protein CheA, which produces MALDDDMREALDMFVTEARDLVQGLEEGLLELEDQPSGGETVNAVFRAAHTLKGSSGLFGLQHLVAFTHVVETVLGSVRDGTLDVTPGLVSALLPCTDHLSAMIENLARGQLEPDAALAADGTRLLSGLEPYLADGGAMTPARAAPGADAEPHEGAWRLELGFGEDCLRNGMDPLSFLRYLATLGTVTDVVTVTDRLPDAAEMDPESCYFGFQVDLVTAAPKSEIEAVFDFVREDSDIRIVPADSQLDTYVRAIRAMPENDRIGDVLVASGAVTELELAEALRIQQERALRGKTQPVPIGEILIEQGIVQRGIVDAALGRQRRTTETRSQDTRTIRIDAARLDKLIDLVGELVIAQSSTGIPSSSGGETSAEAQGEVMRLVDEVRHSALSLRMVPIGSTFRRFERVVRDVCMELGKEVSLVITGGDAEMDKALVERISDPLLHLVRNSLDHGIELPGERRNRGKTQQGTLRLNAYHDAGNIVIEVADDGRGLDRERILAKAVERELVAPGTPLTDSEVYNLIFEPGFSTAETVSNLSGRGVGMDVVKRNVTALRGSIEVETARGVGTTMRIRLPLTLAIIDGFLVGVGSSSFIVPLDRVTECVELPPGPLVRDCMNLRGEVLPFIRLRQIFGIPGQAARRQNVVIVEQSGQRTGLVVDSLLGELQTVIKPLGILFSRVKCISGSTILGNGEIALILDVGPLIADHSDREQVRQAVPVG; this is translated from the coding sequence ATGGCGCTCGACGACGATATGCGCGAAGCGCTCGACATGTTCGTGACCGAGGCGCGGGATCTGGTGCAGGGCCTGGAGGAAGGGCTGCTGGAACTCGAGGACCAGCCGTCCGGCGGGGAGACCGTCAACGCCGTGTTCCGGGCCGCGCACACGCTCAAGGGGTCGTCCGGCCTGTTCGGTCTGCAGCACCTGGTCGCCTTCACGCACGTCGTGGAGACCGTGCTGGGCTCGGTCCGTGACGGGACGTTGGACGTTACGCCGGGCCTGGTCAGCGCGCTGCTACCCTGCACCGACCACCTCTCCGCGATGATCGAGAACTTGGCCCGAGGGCAGCTCGAACCGGACGCCGCGCTGGCCGCCGACGGTACGCGACTGCTGTCCGGGCTGGAACCGTACCTCGCGGACGGCGGTGCCATGACCCCGGCCAGGGCGGCGCCCGGCGCCGACGCGGAGCCGCACGAAGGGGCGTGGCGGCTCGAGCTGGGCTTCGGTGAGGACTGCCTGCGCAACGGCATGGACCCGCTGTCGTTCCTGCGCTACCTGGCCACCCTCGGCACGGTGACTGATGTCGTCACGGTCACCGACCGGCTCCCGGATGCCGCCGAGATGGACCCCGAGTCCTGTTATTTCGGTTTCCAGGTGGATCTCGTCACCGCGGCCCCGAAGAGCGAGATCGAGGCGGTCTTCGACTTCGTCCGCGAGGACAGCGACATCCGGATCGTCCCGGCGGACAGCCAGCTCGACACGTACGTGCGGGCCATCCGTGCCATGCCGGAGAACGACCGCATCGGCGACGTGCTGGTGGCCAGCGGCGCGGTCACCGAACTGGAATTGGCCGAGGCGCTGCGCATCCAGCAGGAACGAGCCTTACGGGGGAAAACCCAGCCGGTCCCCATCGGCGAGATCCTGATCGAGCAGGGGATCGTCCAGCGGGGCATCGTGGACGCCGCGCTGGGCCGCCAGCGGCGGACCACCGAAACCCGCTCGCAGGACACGCGGACGATCCGGATCGACGCCGCCCGCCTGGACAAGCTCATCGACCTGGTCGGCGAATTGGTGATCGCCCAGTCGAGCACCGGCATACCGAGCAGTTCGGGAGGGGAAACGTCTGCCGAGGCACAGGGCGAGGTGATGCGGCTTGTCGACGAGGTCCGGCACAGCGCGCTCTCGCTGCGCATGGTGCCGATCGGCTCGACGTTTCGCCGCTTCGAGCGGGTGGTGCGCGATGTCTGCATGGAGTTGGGCAAGGAAGTGTCCCTGGTCATCACCGGCGGGGACGCCGAGATGGACAAGGCACTCGTGGAGCGAATCAGCGATCCGCTGCTGCACCTGGTGCGAAACTCGCTGGACCACGGGATCGAACTACCCGGGGAGCGACGCAATCGCGGCAAGACGCAGCAGGGCACGCTGCGGCTCAACGCCTATCACGACGCCGGGAACATCGTGATCGAGGTCGCTGACGATGGCCGGGGCCTGGACCGGGAACGCATCCTCGCCAAGGCTGTCGAACGGGAACTGGTCGCGCCCGGTACCCCCCTCACCGACTCCGAGGTCTACAACCTGATCTTCGAACCGGGCTTCTCCACCGCGGAGACCGTCTCCAACCTCTCCGGCCGCGGTGTCGGCATGGACGTGGTGAAGCGCAACGTCACCGCACTACGCGGCAGCATCGAGGTGGAGACGGCCCGGGGCGTCGGCACCACGATGCGCATCCGGCTTCCTCTCACCCTGGCCATCATCGACGGCTTCCTGGTCGGCGTCGGCTCCTCCTCGTTCATCGTGCCCCTCGACCGGGTGACCGAATGCGTCGAGCTACCGCCCGGCCCTCTCGTACGCGACTGCATGAACCTGCGCGGCGAAGTGCTGCCGTTCATCCGGCTCCGGCAGATCTTCGGGATTCCTGGCCAGGCGGCACGACGACAGAACGTCGTGATCGTCGAGCAGTCCGGACAGCGTACCGGCCTCGTCGTGGACAGCCTGCTCGGTGAGTTGCAGACAGTGATCAAGCCGCTCGGCATCCTCTTCAGCAGGGTGAAGTGCATCAGCGGGTCGACCATCCTCGGCAACGGCGAGATCGCTTTGATCCTCGACGTGGGCCCGCTGATCGCCGACCACTCCGATCGCGAACAGGTCCGCCAGGCCGTTCCGGTCGGCTGA
- a CDS encoding nuclear transport factor 2 family protein gives MNAATLDREELFDLVRRERFARDQRLFDVMRDCFHDDAYVRTTWYDGHGGEAYVEATKAWMARTGNSKHWVFPAYARVRGDRATVESPAKIFNRTMVEGVEVDFHAYCRFFSRAVRVDGRWKLMSFEVLLERDELRPVYAGEALPVDAGRLAGFRPSYRFLTWIQSTRGVTVSQDLLGDDRPAELDAFHQGETAWLTGTGHSGP, from the coding sequence GTGAACGCCGCCACCCTGGACCGCGAGGAGCTGTTCGACCTCGTACGGCGGGAACGCTTCGCCCGCGACCAGCGGCTCTTCGACGTGATGCGGGACTGCTTCCACGACGACGCGTACGTACGGACCACGTGGTACGACGGACACGGCGGCGAGGCCTACGTCGAGGCGACGAAGGCGTGGATGGCGCGGACCGGCAACAGCAAGCACTGGGTCTTTCCCGCCTACGCGCGGGTCCGGGGCGACCGGGCAACCGTCGAGAGCCCGGCGAAGATCTTCAACCGGACCATGGTGGAGGGGGTGGAGGTCGACTTCCACGCCTATTGCCGGTTCTTCTCCCGAGCCGTACGGGTCGACGGACGGTGGAAGTTGATGAGCTTCGAGGTCCTGCTGGAACGCGACGAGTTACGTCCCGTATACGCGGGTGAGGCGCTGCCGGTGGACGCGGGCCGGCTCGCCGGGTTCCGGCCGTCCTACCGGTTCCTCACCTGGATCCAGTCCACCCGCGGCGTGACGGTGAGTCAGGACCTGCTCGGCGACGACCGGCCGGCCGAGCTCGACGCGTTCCACCAGGGCGAGACCGCCTGGCTCACCGGCACGGGACACAGCGGCCCGTGA